One window of the Trifolium pratense cultivar HEN17-A07 linkage group LG2, ARS_RC_1.1, whole genome shotgun sequence genome contains the following:
- the LOC123904925 gene encoding uncharacterized protein LOC123904925, with the protein MSDSAKSSPTKNDGVPSLQQMVINAIPLSSIPPLSPAKKVKKASKKEKTPRVNLNSSSPSASIKKAKKKSKKSKSESRSTFTMSELHVDPLPSSGVATPAADPTVENVDASGKNSLNQNLDVPNPAETLGLKDPVVSGNLGKNVTTSLAPENLVNYSESDESPPPKTAEKDDNENPDVVIVNETTVSDKTIPTNSEASVARRTRSRAGKGVETANTPIQTPKPSRAGKITGRKPLYGPPKPNGSARWKFVYHRRLALERNLKDDILQCQSVVEAIEYAASPEYRQVFVRGKCVKFSPTVINQHLQRSSDEVAALKVTDNEVCKVLTGGRIKAEEAAETAEGEPDGQEGLETSGSDDDTDDMLEDSDENHKRVFDLGLDQREDCNLDLDYSGKLTGVETGLA; encoded by the exons aTGTCTGATTCTGCAAAATCCTCACCAACAAAGAATGATGGTGTTCCATCGCTACAACAAATGGTAATCAACGCCATTCCACTCTCAAGTATACCACCTTTAAGTCCTGCGAAAAAGGTAAAGAAGGCTTCGAAGAAGGAGAAGACACCGCGTGTAAACCTCAACTCTTCATCTCCCTCTGCCTCAATTAAGAAagcgaagaagaagagcaagaaatcaAAATCTGAATCGAGGAGTACTTTTACAATGTCTGAGCTTCACGTTGATCCACTTCCATCGAGTGGTGTTGCAACGCCTGCCGCTGATCCTACAGTTGAGAATGTTGACGCATCTGGTAAGAATTCTCTTAATCAAAACCTTGATGTTCCAAATCCTGCTGAAACCCTAGGTTTAAAGGACCCTGTTGTGTCtggaaatttggggaaaa atgttaccacatctttggcaccaGAAAACCTTGTgaactattctgagtctgatgagagtcccccacctaagaCTGCTGAAAAGGATGATAATGAAAATCCTGATGTTGTAATTGTAAATGAAACAACTGTTAGTGATAAGACTATCCCTACAAATTCTGAGGCAAGTGtagctaggaggactagaagtagggctggtaaaggtgtagaaACTGCTAACACACCtatccaaacacccaaaccatcTAGGGCTGGAAAAATTACTGGTAGAAAGCCCctatatggacctccaaaacct AATGGGTCTGCTAGATGGAAATTTGTATATCACAGGAGGTTGGCACTAGAGAGGAATCTAAAAGATGATATCCTTCAATGCCAAAGTGTTGTTGAAGCTATTGAGTATGCAG caagtcctgaatataGGCAAGTATTTGTTCGTGGGAAATGTGTCAAATTCTCACCAACTGTGATTAACCAACATCTgcaaagaagttctgatgagGTGGCTGCTCTAAAAGTCACAGACAATGAGGTCTGTAAGGTCCTCACAGGTGGCAGGATAAag gctgaggaagctgctgagactGCTGAAGGTGAGcctgatggacaagaaggaTTGGAAACTAGTGGCTCTGATGATGATACTGATGATATgctggaggactctgatgaaa
- the LOC123907666 gene encoding ALBINO3-like protein 1, chloroplastic, producing MAALLSCTPTILSTPFANRTTTHFPLRPHSHTFPPSTKRFLRGSLSVARFGFQPGFLPQPDDTEFVIRELYNRAEGFLYTIADAAVLSSDTVVNTAIASSEQNNDWFSLITNYVETVLKILKYGLSTLHVPYAYGFAIIMLAVLLKAAIFPLARKKVEYDMAMQSLQLNLEAILKQDAGDQDTIVLETIPLYESSSIDPLLGCLLVLLKIPVWIGLYQAFSKMADGGHLSEGFFWIPSLSGPTTIAAQQNGNGISWLFPFVDGHPLLGWPDTLAYLVLPVLLVVFQYISLQIIPSSEGPLAYFRRGLSLYAIVARGEEEDSSFSTSLTFGRKDTDPNVKISQEAFDVNFQDTDPNVESSKVLDNVLMSLVIGCFALLVPSGLSLYWFTDNVLNTLQQIWLRKLGGATIPETSSR from the exons ATGGCGGCTCTGTTATCTTGCACACCAACTATACTCTCTACTCCGTTCGCAAACCGGACCACAACACATTTTCCACTTCGACCTCACTCCCACACCTTCCCACCCTCCACCAAACGCTTTCTTCGCGGTTCACTTTCCGTTGCCCGTTTCGGATTTCAACCCGGTTTTTTACCCCAACCGGATGACACCGAATTCGTTATTAGGGAATTGTATAATCGAGCGGAGGGTTTTCTTTACACAATTGCTGATGCCGCTGTTTTGTCTTCCGATACGGTGGTAAACACCGCCATCGCCTCCTCCGAGCAGAATAACGATTGGTTTTCATTAATTACCAATTACGTCGAGACTGTTCTCAAG ATACTTAAGTATGGGCTTTCTACTTTGCATGTGCCGTATGCGTATGGTTTTGCAATTATAATGCTCGCAGTTCTTCTAAAAGCTGCCATATTTCCGTTGGCGAGAAAAAAG GTAGAATATGACATGGCAATGCAATCTTTGCAACTTAATTTAGAGGCTATCCTAAAACAGGATGCTGGGGATCAG GATACAATTGTACTTGAAACTATTCCGTTATATGAATCAAGCAGCATTGATCCATTACTAG GATGTCTGCTCGTTCTCTTAAAAATACCAGTGTGGATCGGGCTATATCAAGCCTTTTCTAAGATGGCAGATGGG GGACATCTAAGTGAAGGCTTCTTTTGGATACCTTCTCTTTCTGGTCCAACTACAATTGCAGCTCAGCAAAATGGAAATGGTATCTCTTGGCTTTTTCCATTTGTG GATGGTCACCCTCTCCTTGGATGGCCAGATACACTGGCTTACCTTGTGTTGCCTGTTTTGCTGGTTGTCTTTCAATACATTTCTCTCCAAATAATACCATCATCAGAG GGACCATTAGCTTACTTTCGGCGGGGACTATCACTTTATGCCATAGTTGCAAggggagaagaagaagattcgTCCTTTAGCACATCCTTGACCTTTGGGAGAAAG GATACTGATCCAAACGTGAAGATTTCTCAAGAAGCCTTTGATGTCAATTTTCAAGATACTGATCCCAACGTGGAGAGTTCTAAAGTCTTAGACAATGTCCTTATGTCATTAGTGATTGGTTGTTTTGCTCTTTTAGTTCCTTCTGGTCTTTCCCTTTACTG GTTCACAGATAATGTATTGAACACTTTACAGCAAATATGGCTTCGAAAGTTAGGAGGTGCAACAATTCCTGAGACCAGTTCTAGATGA